The Pyxidicoccus sp. MSG2 DNA segment CCCATGGCCCCATCCCTTCGCGCCTCCTGGCCCGCTGTCACTCCCGGAGAGGGCTGACGCATGCCAGCCCCCGCGCGCGCGCCGGCCCGAGGTCCTTCCGCGGCGTCCGCGCGCCCCGGCTCCCGCGCGCACGGGGACGGTGGCCACCTCCGCCAACGCACCGGGCGGCGCGGCCGTTCGCCTGGGTGGTGCTGCCCGGCGGAGCCCCCGCCTCCTGCGCGCCATGGCCCACCTGCGGCAGGAGCCGGAGTCCTCCGCGCAGGCCGTGAGTGCGTCGCCGGAGGCCCGTCCCATGATGGCGGCGCCTCCGCTGCCCGGGGCTCCTGGCGGCGGTGCGCCGCTGGCACCTCCGGTGCGCAGCGCCGCCGAGCGCAGCTTCGGGGTCGACTTCGACGCGGTGCGCGTGCACACGGATGCGCGCGCGGGCACCGCCGCGGAGCAGCTCTCCGCGCGGGCCTTCACCTACGGCAACCACGTCTTCCTCGGCCAGGGCGAGCAGGCCACGGACGTCCGGCTGTTGTCGCACGAGCTCGCGCACGTCGTGCAGCAGGAGGGCGCTTCGGCGGTGCAGAAGTCTTCCCAGGGGCAGGATGGCCCGCACGAGCGTGAAGCGGACCGCGCCTCGCAGGCGGCGACCCGGGGCGAGTCGTTCAACGTCAGCGGGCGGACCTCGGGGCCCGGGGTGCAGCGGCTGGGCCTCAGCGACGCGCTCGACTACTTCGCGGACCGGGCCAACAACATCCCCGGCTACCGCATGTTCA contains these protein-coding regions:
- a CDS encoding DUF4157 domain-containing protein; amino-acid sequence: MATSANAPGGAAVRLGGAARRSPRLLRAMAHLRQEPESSAQAVSASPEARPMMAAPPLPGAPGGGAPLAPPVRSAAERSFGVDFDAVRVHTDARAGTAAEQLSARAFTYGNHVFLGQGEQATDVRLLSHELAHVVQQEGASAVQKSSQGQDGPHEREADRASQAATRGESFNVSGRTSGPGVQRLGLSDALDYFADRANNIPGYRMFTIILGVNPINMGRVERSAANILRAVVEFMPGGGLITQALDNHGVFERAGAWVEQQIQSLGVTGGAIRDAINRFLDSLSWRDIFNLGGVWERARRIFTEPIDRIISTARAMVSGIVQMVKDAILRPLARLAEGTRGYDLLKAVRSWCAPWASRPCGRWRRRSASSGRSSPRGPPPRGSRFSRACRTCGRWSWSRS